In a genomic window of Puniceicoccaceae bacterium:
- a CDS encoding TonB-dependent receptor plug domain-containing protein, whose translation MPRAMRPFGIFTLLTFLSFPLTHTVALDSAEPEPIHTLDTVIIEGIRSEETVVPSGQRFQSAYGASLEIVDTPRNVTVISREQLNDVHVLDVRDFSKLTASSYTPSNFGAPATPSIRTLSADVLVNGMRRGLTSNGNGLPINFNSVEGVAIVKGPPTASYGVSQYVGGYVDLQTKRPIFTQFQGSLSATVGMFEQRRWMLDAGGPLSEQVAYRISYSGEASGSYYEFGKKNTQALYGAVTWLKSDDWVIEFNAEFFQADYTENFGWNRPTQDLIDHGLYLPNAGSDTDYLAFISSLQGSGNAVPLGEPVKLSRRKRLLAPGDDSFGTHVSAQVISRYRASTDLMIVNNTAFNWISRDTFSSYHYSEVIRSSWALDNRTELQLQRLLGGVELLSNSGLHLRAQYVEAYNAYWVEPASAFDLTRDPETRRIPDSAIFWAERVPGEPARGTLNHRYTNATNGESGISKVFQSGLFSQHFVRFSDAFSLAAGVRLDLLAIDYHNPLYDQFDPGGDPSQWDDKTLHGLPNWNISPIYKFSENISAYATYNYSQSTGVGNGGGLVAPTYDRDGDGVPDRQTFTSTYLHRESELYEAGMKFNLYDNRLFITTALYSQHYLRPSIGGGALKTEVEGFELETTLQPNRHVYLTASYSYTQAKEIPEFVASAGPMDKIAKNGVAITPANVIFPQILVHKQGTPEHLFNLLARYKWDNGIGFSANLLITSEYNLSYNGDAFALVPSYAPIHMQSVIVPWQHTLDIQLFYRSERFEASIVVLNATDQKNFSPAHPVYSADSVVAELPLRVEGTVTWKF comes from the coding sequence ATGCCTCGTGCCATGCGACCCTTTGGTATTTTCACCCTGCTAACCTTCCTGAGCTTTCCGCTCACGCATACCGTCGCGCTGGACTCCGCTGAACCGGAACCCATCCACACGCTCGACACGGTGATCATTGAGGGCATTCGGAGCGAAGAGACCGTTGTGCCCAGCGGCCAGCGTTTCCAGTCGGCCTACGGGGCATCCCTCGAAATTGTCGACACCCCGCGCAATGTGACCGTGATCTCTCGCGAACAACTCAATGACGTGCATGTGCTCGATGTGCGCGACTTCAGCAAACTCACTGCCAGTTCCTATACCCCAAGCAATTTTGGAGCGCCCGCCACGCCAAGCATTCGCACGCTCAGTGCCGATGTGCTGGTGAATGGCATGCGTCGCGGACTCACCAGCAATGGCAACGGACTACCAATCAACTTCAATTCTGTCGAAGGAGTTGCCATCGTCAAGGGTCCGCCCACTGCAAGCTACGGAGTGTCCCAGTATGTGGGCGGATACGTCGACCTGCAGACCAAGCGACCCATTTTCACGCAGTTTCAGGGCAGCCTGAGCGCTACCGTTGGCATGTTTGAACAGCGACGCTGGATGCTCGATGCGGGCGGTCCGCTCAGTGAGCAAGTGGCCTACCGCATCAGTTACTCGGGGGAAGCGTCCGGCAGTTACTATGAGTTCGGAAAAAAGAATACCCAGGCCCTTTACGGAGCCGTTACCTGGCTCAAGAGCGATGACTGGGTCATCGAGTTCAATGCCGAATTCTTTCAGGCCGACTACACGGAAAATTTTGGCTGGAATCGTCCCACGCAGGACCTGATCGACCACGGTCTCTACCTTCCCAATGCGGGCAGCGACACCGACTACCTCGCGTTCATCTCCTCGCTGCAGGGAAGTGGAAACGCTGTGCCGCTCGGTGAACCCGTCAAGCTCAGCCGCCGCAAGCGTCTGCTCGCACCCGGCGACGACTCATTCGGCACACACGTTTCCGCCCAGGTGATTTCCCGCTACCGAGCAAGCACCGACCTGATGATCGTGAACAACACTGCGTTCAACTGGATTTCACGCGACACGTTTTCCTCCTACCACTATTCCGAGGTCATCCGCAGCAGCTGGGCACTGGACAACCGCACGGAGCTTCAACTGCAGCGTCTGTTGGGCGGAGTGGAGCTTTTGAGCAACTCCGGACTACACCTGCGCGCCCAATACGTCGAAGCCTATAATGCGTATTGGGTCGAACCCGCCAGTGCATTTGATCTCACGCGCGATCCCGAAACAAGGCGCATCCCCGACAGTGCCATTTTCTGGGCCGAGCGTGTACCGGGTGAACCCGCACGCGGAACCCTCAATCACCGCTACACCAATGCCACCAACGGCGAAAGCGGCATCTCCAAAGTCTTTCAGTCAGGCCTCTTCAGCCAGCATTTTGTGCGATTCAGCGACGCCTTTTCCCTCGCTGCCGGAGTGCGGCTCGATCTGCTCGCCATCGATTATCACAACCCACTCTACGATCAGTTCGACCCAGGCGGCGATCCATCCCAATGGGACGACAAAACGCTGCACGGACTGCCCAACTGGAATATCAGCCCCATCTACAAGTTCAGTGAAAACATCAGCGCCTACGCCACTTATAACTACAGCCAGTCTACTGGTGTCGGCAATGGAGGGGGCCTCGTTGCCCCAACCTACGACCGCGATGGCGATGGCGTTCCAGATAGACAGACCTTTACCTCCACCTACCTGCATCGGGAGAGTGAGCTGTATGAAGCAGGCATGAAGTTCAACCTGTATGACAACCGTCTCTTCATCACCACCGCACTCTATTCACAACACTATCTTCGCCCCTCGATCGGCGGCGGCGCACTGAAAACCGAGGTGGAGGGCTTCGAGTTGGAAACCACGCTGCAACCCAATCGGCATGTTTACCTCACTGCTTCCTACAGCTACACCCAGGCGAAGGAAATTCCAGAGTTTGTGGCCTCCGCCGGACCGATGGACAAGATCGCGAAAAACGGAGTGGCAATCACGCCCGCAAATGTGATCTTTCCACAAATCCTGGTACATAAACAGGGCACTCCCGAACACCTCTTCAACCTGCTCGCACGCTACAAGTGGGATAACGGCATTGGCTTCTCCGCCAACCTCCTGATCACCAGTGAATACAACCTCTCCTACAACGGTGATGCATTTGCTCTCGTTCCCAGCTATGCTCCGATCCACATGCAAAGCGTGATCGTTCCCTGGCAGCACACCCTTGACATACAGCTCTTCTACCGCAGTGAACGCTTTGAAGCCTCCATCGTCGTGCTCAACGCCACTGATCAGAAGAACTTCAGCCCGGCACACCCGGTCTATTCCGCCGACTCCGTCGTGGCAGAACTGCCCCTGCGCGTCGAGGGTACCGTGACATGGAAGTTCTGA
- a CDS encoding type II toxin-antitoxin system VapC family toxin — translation MNAFADFEGARVMGRGFLFDALIEHAPSKAFRNDNGGGTAPGDCSYSSAFSEFLRFNLLRHFNFVTVMILVLVLFTEQKRRVFTSRRPQLPHRMRHRGEREPYGNVIDDQREVKAKTKGPVAAFLKDQANECLQISPVAWGEFLAGFPREDHPFVHFVRDRVEFATLSTQVASTYQKVYRSLKANGCLMGANDLWIACHAMSLEQALVTRNAGDFRRIPNLRLLEY, via the coding sequence ATGAACGCCTTCGCGGATTTCGAAGGTGCTCGAGTGATGGGGAGAGGGTTCCTGTTCGATGCCCTGATAGAGCACGCTCCCAGCAAAGCTTTCAGGAATGACAACGGTGGCGGTACTGCCCCGGGGGACTGTAGCTATTCCAGTGCCTTCTCTGAGTTTTTAAGGTTCAACCTTCTCAGGCACTTCAACTTCGTCACTGTTATGATACTGGTTCTGGTTTTGTTCACTGAACAGAAACGTAGGGTCTTCACTAGCCGGAGACCTCAGTTACCTCACAGGATGCGGCATCGCGGTGAACGCGAGCCCTACGGAAACGTGATTGATGATCAACGGGAGGTTAAGGCAAAAACCAAAGGGCCGGTGGCGGCCTTTTTAAAGGACCAGGCCAACGAGTGCTTGCAGATTTCTCCGGTAGCGTGGGGGGAGTTTTTGGCTGGCTTTCCGCGAGAGGACCATCCTTTCGTGCATTTTGTACGCGACCGCGTCGAGTTCGCTACCCTCTCCACGCAGGTGGCTTCCACCTATCAAAAGGTTTATCGCAGTTTGAAAGCAAATGGCTGTTTGATGGGTGCAAACGATTTGTGGATTGCCTGTCATGCGATGTCGTTGGAGCAAGCCTTGGTGACACGAAATGCAGGCGATTTTCGCAGGATCCCAAATTTACGTTTGCTCGAGTATTAA